A single genomic interval of Bacillus smithii harbors:
- a CDS encoding Gfo/Idh/MocA family oxidoreductase, with the protein MTEKIKAAILGFGTVGQGVYQSIQSHQSRLKQLLGKEVEVAGILIQHPEKERDVDESVIVTTQFEDILAIPGLQVIFEAIVGEEPGHTYLSMAIEKGIHVITANKVMFARHGQELLKKAKENGVQIGFEATTAGGTPILQTLALLRVNEVEEIQGILNGTSNFILFYFIGNERKENQFS; encoded by the coding sequence ATGACAGAGAAAATTAAAGCAGCCATTTTGGGTTTTGGTACAGTGGGACAAGGAGTTTATCAATCGATTCAATCCCATCAAAGTCGGCTGAAACAGCTGCTTGGGAAAGAAGTGGAAGTTGCGGGAATCTTGATTCAACATCCGGAAAAAGAACGGGATGTAGATGAGTCTGTGATCGTTACGACCCAATTTGAAGACATTTTGGCGATTCCGGGCTTGCAAGTGATATTTGAAGCTATAGTGGGAGAAGAGCCGGGCCATACTTATTTATCAATGGCAATAGAAAAAGGTATCCACGTCATCACTGCCAATAAAGTCATGTTTGCCCGCCACGGTCAGGAACTGTTAAAGAAAGCAAAAGAAAACGGCGTTCAAATAGGTTTTGAAGCGACGACTGCCGGTGGAACCCCGATTCTTCAAACGCTTGCGCTGTTAAGAGTCAATGAAGTGGAAGAAATACAAGGAATATTAAATGGAACTTCCAATTTTATTTTATTTTATTTTATCGGAAATGAGAGAAAAGAAAATCAGTTTTCATGA
- a CDS encoding homoserine dehydrogenase produces MELPILFYFILSEMREKKISFHEALKDAQARGYAEADPANDIEGTDAFYKLLILSNVGWGIQPDWETIEKQGITHITSEVIEIADQLRCRVKHVADIKKEGSHLKGFVKPVFVPSTHPFYGVEGVENAVSFQGSLIGRVTIQGPGAGKYPTASAMVEDLIHVLKQTSVGKKPCFSHTSSNTAETEWVVLTEQPLSEPNVEIKHTGKTASVYYYDIAATRETIEQWHQKETILQSFEVLNELALEPRNASLGAVISGVSI; encoded by the coding sequence ATGGAACTTCCAATTTTATTTTATTTTATTTTATCGGAAATGAGAGAAAAGAAAATCAGTTTTCATGAAGCGTTAAAAGACGCTCAAGCAAGAGGTTATGCCGAGGCTGATCCGGCCAATGATATCGAAGGGACCGATGCTTTTTATAAGCTCTTGATATTAAGCAACGTTGGCTGGGGAATCCAGCCTGACTGGGAAACGATTGAAAAGCAAGGAATTACTCATATCACAAGCGAAGTAATAGAAATTGCCGATCAATTGCGATGTCGCGTAAAGCATGTAGCGGATATAAAAAAAGAAGGAAGCCATTTGAAAGGTTTTGTCAAGCCTGTCTTTGTACCGTCGACGCATCCATTTTACGGTGTAGAAGGAGTGGAGAATGCTGTTTCCTTCCAAGGAAGCTTAATTGGCAGAGTGACCATTCAAGGCCCCGGTGCCGGAAAGTATCCAACTGCAAGCGCCATGGTAGAAGATTTAATTCATGTTCTCAAACAAACTTCAGTAGGGAAAAAACCTTGTTTTTCCCATACCTCTTCCAATACTGCTGAAACGGAATGGGTTGTATTGACGGAACAACCTCTATCTGAGCCAAATGTCGAAATAAAACATACAGGCAAGACCGCTTCAGTCTATTATTATGATATCGCCGCCACAAGGGAAACGATAGAGCAATGGCATCAAAAGGAAACAATCCTGCAAAGCTTTGAAGTGTTAAATGAACTGGCGCTTGAACCAAGGAATGCCAGCTTAGGGGCTGTTATATCCGGAGTTTCCATATAA